The proteins below are encoded in one region of Telopea speciosissima isolate NSW1024214 ecotype Mountain lineage chromosome 10, Tspe_v1, whole genome shotgun sequence:
- the LOC122641512 gene encoding cytochrome c-type biogenesis protein CcmE homolog, mitochondrial has translation MASRFCLRFRSRFYSTLSQFSVHRGSPFIAIPESLLITSPSPNLRVIPVEFPFSSAGIRYLSTLSRQPVRKRTVDIGARARQLQNRRLWTYALTFSCIAGFIVIVLNNFQDQLVFYVTPTDAMEKYSINPSKNKFRLGGLVLEGSVTQPASSPEMEFVVTDLITDILVRYQGSLPDLFREGHSVVVEGFVRPFGEEPKEKLASTGRRVSAKALSGDCYFAATEVLAKHDEKYMPQEVAAAIEKNKAKIEAKAEAEAEAEQGRVRVT, from the coding sequence ATGGCTTCCAGGTTTTGCTTGAGATTTAGATCTCGTTTTTATAGCACTCTCTCGCAATTCTCCGTCCACCGCGGCTCCCCCTTTATCGCCATTCCCGAATCTCTATTAattacttctccttcacctAATCTCCGTGTTATTCCTGTCGAATTTCCCTTCTCAAGTGCTGGAATCCGGTATCTATCGACCCTCAGTCGCCAACCAGTTCGTAAACGAACCGTTGACATCGGTGCCAGAGCTCGTCAGCTTCAGAACCGCCGCCTCTGGACTTACGCTCTCACCTTCAGTTGCATAGCCGGATTCATTGTAATCGTCTTGAACAATTTCCAGGACCAATTGGTGTTCTATGTCACCCCTACTGATGCCATGGAGAAGTATTCGATAAACCCTTCGAAGAACAAGTTCAGGTTAGGTGGGTTGGTTCTCGAGGGGAGCGTGACTCAGCCCGCTTCGTCTCCTGAGATGGAGTTTGTGGTCACAGATTTGATCACTGATATCTTGGTCCGGTACCAGGGTTCGCTCCCTGATTTGTTTAGAGAAGGGCACTCTGTGGTTGTTGAGGGATTCGTTCGTCCATTCGGGGAGGAGCCTAAGGAAAAGTTGGCATCGACAGGGAGGCGTGTGTCTGCCAAGGCCCTTAGTGGAGATTGTTACTTTGCGGCAACTGAGGTTCTCGCGAAGCACGATGAGAAGTATATGCCACAAGAGGTTGCCGCGGCGATAGAGAAGAATAAAGCCAAAATTGAGGCcaaggccgaggccgaggcaGAGGCCGAGCAAGGAAGAGTCAGAGTAACTTGA